From uncultured Roseateles sp., the proteins below share one genomic window:
- a CDS encoding PEP-CTERM sorting domain-containing protein has translation MRTTYFVAAMLSSLTIPAFGSAGASVDVSNFAYTLKAIDSASGTLPSLAWQPDWSMHASASIATPEWSTRNYGVGEFKWGSGDKAWVQSWNYADWQSGSSTAPQTSLQMAFTYGASQLYTTGTGTQLLSANQEVETGHLGHGSGSTRQHFSLGAGSEVTFSIRVSGFAYGTAYAGDWVTPRDTDLHPLTPHSRASFSAGISIQDGDDWVIERYGNFGDNYWSKHDLAYTKRADSELVQVTVTNSSAEQKTYVLSLFAEVDAREATAPVPEPSTYGLMAIGLLALGVVRRRRQAH, from the coding sequence ATGCGTACCACCTATTTCGTGGCAGCTATGCTGTCCTCGTTGACCATTCCTGCCTTCGGCTCAGCCGGGGCGAGCGTTGATGTCAGCAACTTCGCTTACACATTGAAGGCCATCGACAGTGCCTCAGGCACCCTGCCTTCTCTGGCATGGCAGCCCGATTGGTCCATGCACGCGAGTGCGTCCATTGCGACACCTGAGTGGTCGACCAGAAACTATGGGGTGGGGGAGTTTAAGTGGGGGTCGGGTGACAAGGCCTGGGTTCAGAGTTGGAACTATGCCGACTGGCAGTCCGGATCCAGCACTGCCCCCCAGACTTCGCTGCAAATGGCGTTTACGTACGGCGCTTCGCAGCTCTACACGACAGGCACAGGCACTCAACTGCTATCTGCGAATCAGGAGGTGGAGACCGGGCACCTCGGTCACGGCTCGGGTAGCACCCGTCAACACTTCAGTTTGGGGGCCGGCAGCGAGGTGACGTTTTCCATCAGGGTCAGCGGTTTTGCTTACGGGACGGCCTACGCGGGGGACTGGGTAACTCCACGCGATACCGACCTCCATCCGCTGACCCCTCATTCGAGGGCAAGTTTTTCGGCTGGGATAAGTATCCAAGATGGCGACGATTGGGTCATCGAACGGTATGGCAATTTTGGCGATAACTACTGGTCTAAGCACGATCTGGCCTATACCAAGCGCGCCGATTCTGAGTTGGTGCAAGTCACGGTGACGAACTCAAGTGCCGAACAAAAGACCTATGTACTTTCGTTGTTTGCGGAAGTGGATGCGCGGGAAGCCACGGCACCGGTGCCCGAGCCCAGCACCTATGGTTTGATGGCCATAGGCTTGCTCGCCTTGGGTGTCGTGAGACGGCGGCGCCAGGCGCACTGA
- a CDS encoding PEP-CTERM sorting domain-containing protein (PEP-CTERM proteins occur, often in large numbers, in the proteomes of bacteria that also encode an exosortase, a predicted intramembrane cysteine proteinase. The presence of a PEP-CTERM domain at a protein's C-terminus predicts cleavage within the sorting domain, followed by covalent anchoring to some some component of the (usually Gram-negative) cell surface. Many PEP-CTERM proteins exhibit an unusual sequence composition that includes large numbers of potential glycosylation sites. Expression of one such protein has been shown restore the ability of a bacterium to form floc, a type of biofilm.), whose product MKKTLFAVFVYASAVPMLAQAATYDIDPQASFVEVETISDLRWTVTEAPEWVDMGWTYSTTSSRYALSGSLNLEYLGLNNSAGHPEVRFGDAAMFHQAPLNFDFAVNVRREFDASTGVFGRAIDDPRPPFEAGCPPLWAGGIYACFVTGPAMPLWTPERLSGRLETTEVALTLEPNYHALYNTTPIITYRVFRPIVSEVGQEPGAPPVYGPVILPDPGPVPILREWPTGSRISQVSIVGTVSSVPEPSEAILLLVGLGAGLAQVGRRRSNF is encoded by the coding sequence ATGAAGAAGACTCTGTTTGCGGTGTTTGTGTATGCCTCTGCAGTTCCGATGCTGGCGCAGGCTGCCACATATGACATTGATCCGCAGGCGAGCTTCGTGGAGGTGGAGACGATCTCCGATCTGCGTTGGACTGTTACCGAAGCACCAGAATGGGTTGACATGGGATGGACATACTCGACAACCTCGAGCCGCTACGCCTTGTCAGGCTCATTGAATCTCGAGTATCTTGGACTGAACAATTCAGCCGGGCATCCTGAGGTTCGCTTCGGGGATGCCGCGATGTTTCATCAAGCACCGTTGAATTTTGACTTCGCTGTCAATGTTCGACGAGAGTTTGATGCGTCCACCGGCGTGTTTGGACGAGCTATTGATGACCCAAGGCCGCCATTCGAGGCCGGATGTCCACCTCTGTGGGCCGGGGGAATCTACGCCTGCTTTGTTACCGGTCCTGCCATGCCGTTGTGGACGCCCGAGCGTCTTTCCGGGCGGTTAGAAACAACGGAAGTGGCATTGACGCTTGAACCGAATTACCACGCGCTCTACAACACCACTCCGATCATTACGTACCGCGTGTTCAGACCGATAGTGAGCGAAGTAGGTCAGGAGCCTGGGGCTCCTCCGGTGTATGGTCCGGTGATCCTTCCGGACCCTGGTCCTGTGCCCATCCTGCGAGAGTGGCCGACGGGTAGTCGCATCAGTCAAGTGTCTATCGTCGGTACGGTAAGTTCCGTGCCAGAGCCCTCGGAGGCGATTCTGTTGTTGGTCGGGCTTGGGGCGGGACTAGCGCAAGTCGGGCGTCGACGCAGTAATTTTTGA
- a CDS encoding ABC transporter substrate-binding protein, translating to MLKRRDGFAAMLAMLNLPAWPQAVVMRASTLLEVDPATTVAARVMREAYKRLGLGLEVLGMPGERSLLSANAGDTDAELYRKAGIERGYPNLLMVPVPLQTYEIVAFTKTLTQLQPGSWEALRPYKLGFVKGIKIVEENTGGMRIDVVATMLQAFTMLELGRTEIVLANRTSGLATVNAQRFGGVTVLTPPLASFPVYHYLHRKHEALLPRLTAVLRDLERERFISRVQDEVQGAY from the coding sequence ATGCTGAAGCGCCGCGACGGTTTCGCCGCCATGCTCGCCATGCTGAACCTGCCAGCCTGGCCGCAGGCGGTGGTCATGCGCGCCTCGACCCTGCTGGAAGTCGATCCGGCCACCACGGTGGCGGCGCGGGTGATGCGCGAGGCCTACAAGCGCCTGGGCCTGGGCCTGGAGGTGCTGGGCATGCCCGGCGAGCGCTCCCTGCTCAGCGCCAATGCCGGAGACACGGATGCCGAGCTCTACCGCAAGGCCGGCATCGAGCGGGGCTATCCGAATCTGCTGATGGTGCCGGTGCCGCTGCAGACCTATGAAATCGTCGCCTTCACCAAGACGCTGACCCAATTGCAGCCCGGCAGCTGGGAGGCCCTGCGTCCCTACAAGCTGGGCTTCGTCAAGGGTATCAAGATTGTCGAGGAAAACACCGGAGGCATGCGCATCGACGTGGTGGCCACCATGTTGCAGGCCTTCACGATGCTGGAGCTGGGCCGCACCGAGATCGTGCTGGCCAATCGCACCTCCGGCCTGGCCACCGTCAATGCGCAGCGCTTCGGTGGCGTGACCGTGCTGACGCCGCCGCTGGCCAGCTTCCCGGTCTATCACTACCTGCACCGCAAACATGAGGCCCTGCTGCCGCGGCTGACGGCGGTGCTGCGCGACCTGGAGCGCGAGCGCTTCATCAGCCGGGTTCAGGATGAAGTGCAGGGGGCTTACTGA